Genomic DNA from Bacteroides zhangwenhongii:
TGTCCCGCAATATCTTTCACCTGAAAGATTTTTGAGACATAACTGAACACATTCGCTACCACAGATACTCCAGGCTCTATCACAATAGTCGGCTGCACTTGCTTAAACCACTCATTTGATAAACAAGCATCCAAAATACAGTTGGCATAGTTCTCGTACTTTGGCTTGTTACTTACATCAATCCCTTTAGCTGCCGCACCAAAGAAGCCACCACCAACATCAAAATATTGTAAATCATTTAATTCCAGATACTCACAAACTTGAAGCATTTGCAACACTATCAGGTTATAGTTTGCAACAGCTCTATCAGAGGACGAAGTGTGACCATGTAACGATACTATTTTGATACCATTATCACGCAATAATGAGACAACTCCTTTCAGCATTGTCTGTGAAAAGCCAAATCTTCCTATACGTAAACCACATTGAAGCTTTGATACTCCATCCTTATCAGTCAGATCTATATTAAGTCGAAGTCCTACCGAAACTTCTTCTTCAGGATGTTCCGACTTATATTTCAACACTGTATCCAATTCATAAGCAGAGTCAAGGTTTATTACGGCCTTATCTTTTAAAGCTGTAATTAGAACAGAATCTTTTTTTATCGGTCCATTAAATATGATATGCTCAAAACCTATACGTTTTGCCAGTACATACTCCATTTCAGAAACAACCTCGGCATAACATCCTGCTTCCTTAGCTATCTTACATAATGCAGGCACATAATTAGTCTTAAACGAATAACCAACAACCAACCTGTTATATCTTGGCTTGAAAGCTGCCTGAAAAGCTTTAATATTAGCTAAAAATATGCCACCATCCATCAAATAGTAAGGTGTACCATATTTTCTTGCAATTTTGTCTAATTGTACAAAGTTCATATCAAATACATCAATTCTTTATTTTATACATCTCTCTGTTACAGAAGTTTTCATAACTCTACATTGACAATATCCCCTTTCTGTACAGCCTCTAACAAAGGAGTTTTTAAATCCGGTATAGTCATTAGTAATATTTTTTCAATTTAGTCCATTAAAATCTTCCATTGTAGCAGAAGTAGCGGAGCTAATCCCCTCACGTATCAACACTTTTTTCAACGTAAGAAAAATGATTCTCACATCCAACAAAAAAGAACAATGGTCCACATACCACACATCCAAGATAAACTTCTCATTCCATGACAACGAGTTACGACCATGACATTGCGCCCAACCTGATATTCCTGGACGTACCTCGTGACGACGAGCCTGCTCCCTGGTATATAGAGGTAAATATTGCACAAGAAGCGGACGTGGACCGATAAGTGACATATCACCTACAAGTACATTCCAAAACTGTGGTAACTCGTCAATACTTGTTGAACGCACAAACTTTCCCACCTTGGTCAAACGTTTCTCGTCAGGCAACATATTGCCGTTTATATCACGTTCATCAGTCATCGTTTTAAACTTGACAATCTTAAAAATCTTGTCATCTTTACCAGGACGCTCCTGAAAGAAAAATGCTCCGGCACCTTTATTAGCAAAATGTAACCATAAGGCTACAACTAGCATAGGAATAAACAGAATACTCAAAGCAACAAAGGCAATACTGAAGTCTATAACCCTTTTAAAAAAGTGTTTGTACATATTATAATATTTCATCATAAAAATCATATAAACACTGACGCACAAATCCCTGCTCATATCTCGAAGCTACCAACTTACGGGCGTTCTTTGCTAAAGAATTACGATAATCAGTATTAAGCATACGCTTCATAGCTTCATAAAGGGCATTAGTACTTTTTGGAGGAACGATAGTTCCATTTTCACCTTCTATAACAATTTCACGCGCACCGTTAATATCAGTCACAATTTGAGGTAATCCCATAGCACCAGCCTCTATCACCACATTTGGAACCCCTTCTCGATATGATGCAAGTACGGCAACATCCGATGTAGCAAACCAAGGACGCACATCATTTTGACTACCTACTATATTAATAGACGGACACTCAGCAATAGCCTTCATCGTTTCAGATTTCAGAGGATCAAGCTCCTTCTCTTCAGGACCAACAAGAATCAAACGGGTATCAGGATATTCCTTGTGTAACTTAACATAAGCCTCTATCAATTCATTTATCCCTTTATCACTCACCAAACGCCCCACAGTGATAAAAGTGACAACACCATCCAGATGCAACTTCTCGGCTTGAGATATGACTTCTGGCGTTCTGTCAAAATGTTCAAGATCTATACCACAACAACTACCATAACCGAGTACCTTAATCGTTTTCTTAGTAATCCTATTATTCACAAGATCATTTTTTACCCCTTCACCTTCGGGAATGATATGTGTAGCACAGATACAAGTGAGCCAGTCAGTGATCATCAGAATTTTTCTCTTTAGTCCAACCGTAGTGGGAAATACAAGACCTGTAAAGGTGTGCACACGCACAGGAACACCAGCCAATCGTGCAGCCATCATGCAAAGCAGACCTGCTTTCGGAGTCATAGAATGAACTATTTGTGGTTTTTCGCGACGAAACACAAACCATATTTTCCACAAAGATTTCATATCTTTTATAAGAGATATGTGCCGTTCCATATCCACCTCTAGACCTTTTACATCAGGGTATATTTCACGAATTTTTCCCCATTCAGGCCCTGATGATGAAAGAAGCACCATTTCATATTTCTTTTGCAAATCAGAAAGCATACCCGTCACAAATACCAACGACATAGGTACCGTACAAGTACGAATCATTTTAGGTTTTGACATTATATTTAATGTAACAAATTCTTCACTTTGAACATTAACACAAAAAGCCAAGCAAGATGATACCGAACCATTCTATAACGAAAACGTCCTTTATTGGAAAATGCAAATGGATCAATTTCGGGAATTATTATATTTGCTTCCTTAAATGTGTTGTGGTAGCGTTTTAGATTCTGATAGTTATCAGTAATTAGATTGATCTTAGCAAGAAACTGAAATGCATATTTTGTTTTTTCAAAATCTTTTGCATCAATCATTGATTCAAAAAACTCCGATAGATGTTCTGCTATCCCTATCATCTGCTCCACTTGCTTAATGCCATAGACAGATGTCATAGCATTTTCATTGGTTCTATTATAGTGATAATAAGCATTCTCCAAATATACTATTCTATTCGCATAATAAAATACACGAGTAAACAAACCATTATCCTCCCACATATTCAATCCTATCCAGGGAAGAATATCATTATCTACATAAATAGAACGACGTACTAGTTTGTTACAAGTAGACATATGGTAAGTATTCTTATACCAATTTTTTAATATTTCCTTACCACTGTTAACTGATAGATAACAATCTCTAACAACGTTCCCATTAATTCGTTCATCTATAAGTCCACAAATTACTACATCTGCATTTTCTTTAATAGCTTTGTTATACATTCGTTCGTACAAATCAAGGTCAACCCAATCATCGCCATCACAATGGATGACATATTGACCTGTAGCTTCAATTATCCCCTGCCTTCTAACGGAGGCTTGACCTCCGTTAGAAGGCAGGTTAATAATTCGTGTTAGCGAATTTCGATTTTTGTATGATTTAAGTGTTTCCTTGATAATCTCTACTGAATTATCGAGCCCACAGTCATCAATAAACAAAATCTCCAAACTATCAATAGTTTGTTCAAAAAGAGATTTTGCACATCTCTTTATATACTTTTCCACGTTGTAAACAGGAACTATAACAGTAACTTTAGGCACCTTTTCCATTTAATCGATTTTTGTTCAATTCCCAGTTATCCATAATATAAAAATATAATACCAAGTAGTTCAATACAAAATTTTTTTGATGTCCTACATATTTTTAATCTCTAGCATTCATAGCTGAAACTAGATTCTTTTAATTCCTTAATGACAATAAATAATAGAAAAGTTTATCTGGAAGCAAACAGCAGAGTGAAGCCATTCTAAAGCCAAAGTACTTATATATCCAAGCAAAAGGACGATGATTAAGATGTAGTACACTGGGCTGACGAAGCTGCTTGTTACCACACACCGCCTCCGCAATAGAACGTTCCTCGCTATTGAACTTCTCCTTGCAAGCATCAAATAGCTCACGCCCCTGCACCGTATTAATCAATACTAACGATAGACCTTGATCATGCTTCTGCTGAAGTTTTAATGGTCCACATCCCCAAAAATCCCCTATTGTGATGTCCGATATGCGTTCCGGCCTAGCGTATTGGCATTGATAACACACCTCATTATAATTAGCTGACCGATAAAAGGCAATAAAATAGAAATCCTGATGAAGCAAACGGCTTCGCAATTCTCTACCATT
This window encodes:
- a CDS encoding type III PLP-dependent enzyme domain-containing protein produces the protein MNFVQLDKIARKYGTPYYLMDGGIFLANIKAFQAAFKPRYNRLVVGYSFKTNYVPALCKIAKEAGCYAEVVSEMEYVLAKRIGFEHIIFNGPIKKDSVLITALKDKAVINLDSAYELDTVLKYKSEHPEEEVSVGLRLNIDLTDKDGVSKLQCGLRIGRFGFSQTMLKGVVSLLRDNGIKIVSLHGHTSSSDRAVANYNLIVLQMLQVCEYLELNDLQYFDVGGGFFGAAAKGIDVSNKPKYENYANCILDACLSNEWFKQVQPTIVIEPGVSVVANVFSYVSKIFQVKDIAGQKFLTTDGTVFDVKPTLHSNNLPHIFYTKECCNETYIANLVGSTCMEKDVILKEVEVPERIEYGDYVKIDGVGAYTIVLAPTFINFISPIIGVTDNDDKTFIVRRRQTIDDVVTLYTL
- a CDS encoding sugar transferase, with translation MYKHFFKRVIDFSIAFVALSILFIPMLVVALWLHFANKGAGAFFFQERPGKDDKIFKIVKFKTMTDERDINGNMLPDEKRLTKVGKFVRSTSIDELPQFWNVLVGDMSLIGPRPLLVQYLPLYTREQARRHEVRPGISGWAQCHGRNSLSWNEKFILDVWYVDHCSFLLDVRIIFLTLKKVLIREGISSATSATMEDFNGLN
- a CDS encoding glycosyltransferase family 4 protein, whose translation is MSKPKMIRTCTVPMSLVFVTGMLSDLQKKYEMVLLSSSGPEWGKIREIYPDVKGLEVDMERHISLIKDMKSLWKIWFVFRREKPQIVHSMTPKAGLLCMMAARLAGVPVRVHTFTGLVFPTTVGLKRKILMITDWLTCICATHIIPEGEGVKNDLVNNRITKKTIKVLGYGSCCGIDLEHFDRTPEVISQAEKLHLDGVVTFITVGRLVSDKGINELIEAYVKLHKEYPDTRLILVGPEEKELDPLKSETMKAIAECPSINIVGSQNDVRPWFATSDVAVLASYREGVPNVVIEAGAMGLPQIVTDINGAREIVIEGENGTIVPPKSTNALYEAMKRMLNTDYRNSLAKNARKLVASRYEQGFVRQCLYDFYDEIL
- a CDS encoding glycosyltransferase family 2 protein; its protein translation is MEKVPKVTVIVPVYNVEKYIKRCAKSLFEQTIDSLEILFIDDCGLDNSVEIIKETLKSYKNRNSLTRIINLPSNGGQASVRRQGIIEATGQYVIHCDGDDWVDLDLYERMYNKAIKENADVVICGLIDERINGNVVRDCYLSVNSGKEILKNWYKNTYHMSTCNKLVRRSIYVDNDILPWIGLNMWEDNGLFTRVFYYANRIVYLENAYYHYNRTNENAMTSVYGIKQVEQMIGIAEHLSEFFESMIDAKDFEKTKYAFQFLAKINLITDNYQNLKRYHNTFKEANIIIPEIDPFAFSNKGRFRYRMVRYHLAWLFVLMFKVKNLLH